The following proteins are encoded in a genomic region of Desulfonatronum thiodismutans:
- the tsaB gene encoding tRNA (adenosine(37)-N6)-threonylcarbamoyltransferase complex dimerization subunit type 1 TsaB, which translates to MTSIASSSDRVSTGASIAGSDGGSSQRLLLTLNGVEDRVQIVLSQGTSLVLHQEWAAPARVMRFLVPALEQALNLLGLKMHDLSGIACVRGPGNFTGLRLCLATTYGLALGAGLPMTGLDYLPLLAAGPAPLLQGRLAVLTHARTRLVHAQSFQITVPSASREISTEPRVMPLNDPRILAVDVPDDLHAVLGNDDHPLYLLGSGVRRNLEWIKAGLPQARILDPSWDAPQSHVLIQAAMNATFGLTPIEPLYLRPCDAEENLEFFAAKRGFSGREARDRIREETTGEVEERA; encoded by the coding sequence ATGACATCCATCGCTTCTTCAAGTGACCGTGTTTCCACGGGGGCCAGTATTGCTGGAAGCGACGGTGGTTCATCTCAGCGCCTCCTGCTGACGCTGAACGGCGTGGAGGATCGGGTCCAGATAGTTCTGTCTCAGGGAACCTCCCTGGTCCTGCACCAGGAATGGGCTGCTCCGGCACGGGTAATGCGCTTTCTGGTCCCGGCCCTGGAGCAAGCTCTCAATCTTCTCGGGCTGAAAATGCACGATCTTTCCGGCATCGCCTGCGTCCGGGGGCCGGGCAATTTCACCGGCCTGCGCCTTTGTCTGGCAACGACCTATGGTCTGGCCTTGGGCGCGGGCCTGCCCATGACCGGGCTGGATTACCTGCCTTTGCTGGCCGCTGGCCCGGCCCCGCTGCTCCAGGGCCGCTTGGCCGTACTGACCCATGCCCGGACCCGGCTGGTCCATGCCCAGTCGTTTCAGATCACCGTCCCTTCTGCTTCCCGGGAAATCTCGACCGAACCTCGCGTCATGCCCCTGAACGATCCGCGAATTCTGGCCGTGGACGTTCCGGACGATCTCCATGCGGTTTTGGGCAATGACGACCATCCGTTGTATCTGTTGGGCAGCGGGGTGCGGCGCAACCTGGAGTGGATCAAAGCCGGATTGCCCCAGGCGCGCATTCTTGATCCTTCCTGGGATGCTCCCCAAAGCCACGTCTTGATTCAGGCGGCCATGAACGCCACATTCGGCTTAACGCCCATCGAACCGCTGTACCTGCGTCCCTGCGATGCCGAGGAGAACCTGGAGTTTTTCGCAGCCAAACGAGGCTTTAGCGGCCGGGAGGCCAGGGATAGAATCCGGGAAGAAACGACCGGGGAAGTGGAGGAACGAGCATGA
- a CDS encoding DUF3536 domain-containing protein → MTTTRKVCIHGHYYQPPRVDPWLRELLPEGSAAPGLNWNQRILEESYAPLAWARRRDAQGRITDLVNCYAWTSFNFGPTLLSWLEQADPACYARILDADRQSLERWGHGNALAQCYHHIIMPLASPLDKEAQLAWTAADFRVRYRRDPEGLWLSEAAVDMPTLEAVAQAGFRFVVLAPRQARAVADMDGANQRDVDETSLDIREPYAAALSSGRELAVFFYHGPISQAVAFERLLEDGERYFQRITQAADRGLLCVATDGETYGHHFSFGEMALAYVLEQIRRGRDGLSLTNFAAYLADNPPARRILLHEPSSWSCVHGVERWRSDCGCADGGHPGWNQRWRGPLRDALHRNKQRVDEHYFTVGRGCFTDPRQALLDYGRVLAHGVSRTDFLDQHATPGLSPEERKTAVNLLAMQEWAMCSLASCAWFFDEISRVEPLNAMAYALRSMELAQSTGSGDWSPDFVRIMAAAESNIPGKGTGADLWGTHVLPRSMNLASWTQLGLLMDGVDEDGPVLSRDHGRSIQRNWLGAELVLEPELEPGPDGPEVRGRGRLTWSDTGVAEAFSWSWKAEQVERGVGVVTVNTPEGAVHSCSVADLAWNRRELVSLALLERQTQAWWLGQLRFARSASGHFQGYQEDQHRPIREDVWMLNLPALAWAVLVLGRGADDQEEFLSFLRTNWRPLREFDIRLAGHLLELLSFEQPDWAEAGQILERIVALAVPLNLWVVENRLWELSRKFPEAAGLARKLGIHPQTEAPRGIGTTGIAGETGRLR, encoded by the coding sequence ATGACGACCACGCGTAAGGTCTGCATCCATGGGCATTACTATCAGCCCCCGCGCGTTGATCCGTGGCTGCGCGAGCTGCTGCCCGAGGGCAGTGCCGCGCCGGGGCTGAACTGGAACCAGCGGATTTTGGAGGAGTCCTACGCGCCGTTGGCCTGGGCCAGACGCAGGGACGCCCAGGGGCGGATCACGGACTTGGTCAATTGCTACGCCTGGACCAGCTTCAATTTCGGCCCGACCCTGCTTTCCTGGCTGGAACAGGCCGATCCCGCGTGCTATGCCCGGATTCTGGATGCCGACCGCCAGAGCCTGGAGCGCTGGGGACACGGCAATGCCCTGGCCCAATGTTACCATCACATCATCATGCCCCTGGCCTCGCCCCTGGACAAGGAAGCGCAACTGGCCTGGACCGCGGCGGACTTTCGGGTCCGTTACAGGCGTGATCCGGAAGGGCTTTGGCTCTCCGAAGCAGCCGTGGACATGCCGACCCTGGAAGCCGTGGCCCAGGCCGGATTCCGCTTCGTGGTCCTGGCCCCGCGCCAAGCCCGGGCCGTGGCGGATATGGACGGCGCGAACCAGCGCGACGTGGATGAAACCAGTCTGGACATTCGCGAGCCGTATGCCGCCGCGTTGTCTTCCGGGCGGGAGCTGGCCGTGTTTTTTTATCACGGGCCGATTTCCCAGGCCGTGGCCTTTGAACGGCTCTTGGAAGACGGTGAGCGCTACTTCCAGCGGATTACCCAGGCCGCGGACCGGGGCCTGCTCTGCGTGGCCACGGACGGTGAGACCTACGGTCACCATTTTTCCTTCGGAGAGATGGCCCTGGCTTATGTCCTGGAGCAGATTCGCCGGGGGCGGGATGGATTGAGCCTGACCAACTTCGCGGCCTATCTGGCCGACAATCCGCCCGCTCGCCGAATACTGCTCCATGAGCCGTCCTCCTGGAGCTGCGTCCATGGAGTGGAGCGCTGGCGCTCGGATTGCGGCTGCGCCGACGGCGGGCATCCAGGCTGGAATCAACGCTGGCGCGGGCCGCTACGCGATGCCCTGCATCGCAACAAGCAGCGCGTGGACGAGCATTATTTCACTGTTGGGCGGGGCTGTTTCACCGACCCCCGACAAGCCTTGCTGGATTATGGCCGGGTGTTGGCTCATGGCGTCTCGCGAACCGATTTTCTCGACCAGCATGCCACTCCAGGACTTTCTCCGGAGGAGCGGAAAACCGCCGTCAACCTGCTGGCCATGCAGGAATGGGCCATGTGCTCCCTGGCCAGTTGCGCCTGGTTCTTCGACGAGATCAGCCGGGTGGAGCCCCTCAACGCCATGGCCTACGCCCTGCGCTCCATGGAACTGGCCCAGTCCACCGGATCCGGAGACTGGTCACCGGATTTCGTTCGGATCATGGCCGCGGCGGAGTCGAACATCCCGGGCAAGGGCACGGGAGCGGACCTGTGGGGCACCCATGTCCTGCCCCGAAGCATGAACCTAGCTTCCTGGACACAGCTCGGCCTGCTCATGGACGGCGTGGATGAAGATGGCCCGGTCTTGAGCCGTGATCACGGGCGATCCATCCAGCGAAACTGGCTTGGAGCGGAACTGGTCCTGGAGCCGGAGTTGGAGCCTGGGCCCGACGGACCGGAGGTTCGGGGTCGCGGTCGGCTGACGTGGTCCGACACCGGAGTCGCCGAGGCATTCTCCTGGAGTTGGAAGGCGGAGCAAGTCGAGCGGGGCGTCGGCGTCGTGACCGTGAATACCCCGGAAGGAGCCGTGCATTCCTGCTCCGTGGCGGACTTGGCCTGGAACAGGCGTGAGTTAGTCTCCCTGGCCTTGTTGGAACGCCAAACTCAGGCTTGGTGGCTGGGGCAGCTTCGATTCGCGAGGTCGGCCTCGGGCCATTTTCAAGGCTATCAGGAAGACCAGCATCGTCCGATTCGTGAGGATGTCTGGATGCTCAACCTTCCCGCTCTGGCCTGGGCTGTACTCGTCCTGGGTCGGGGGGCTGACGACCAGGAGGAATTCCTCTCCTTTCTGCGCACCAACTGGCGACCGCTGAGGGAATTCGATATCCGCCTGGCCGGGCACCTTCTGGAACTGCTGTCTTTCGAGCAACCGGACTGGGCCGAGGCGGGCCAAATATTGGAACGCATCGTGGCCCTGGCCGTGCCGCTCAATCTGTGGGTCGTGGAGAACCGGCTTTGGGAATTGAGCCGGAAGTTTCCTGAAGCAGCGGGCTTGGCCCGGAAGCTCGGCATTCATCCTCAAACAGAGGCCCCGAGGGGTATAGGCACGACGGGCATAGCGGGCGAAACAGGCAGGCTCAGGTGA
- a CDS encoding addiction module protein, whose amino-acid sequence MHNLELREIPVDQRIRIVEEIWDSIAADQQLIEISDAQRELLNIRLDAFESDLDYGTDAKIVIERVREKLCSI is encoded by the coding sequence ATGCACAATCTTGAGTTACGTGAAATACCCGTTGATCAAAGGATACGGATTGTTGAGGAAATTTGGGACTCCATCGCGGCTGACCAACAGCTCATTGAGATAAGCGACGCTCAACGGGAATTGCTGAATATTCGCCTTGATGCGTTTGAGTCGGACCTTGACTATGGGACTGATGCCAAAATAGTCATCGAGAGAGTTCGAGAAAAGCTGTGCAGCATATAG
- a CDS encoding type II toxin-antitoxin system RelE/ParE family toxin has protein sequence MQHIVRFRKEAETDIENASVWYEKQFLGLGHEFLDKIDESLDAIQNNPLMYPVVHRDTRRALIGKFPFAIYYRILDGFIIVVAVMHGSRNPLCWKERN, from the coding sequence GTGCAGCATATAGTGCGATTCAGAAAAGAAGCCGAGACGGATATCGAAAATGCATCTGTATGGTATGAAAAGCAATTTCTTGGTCTCGGACATGAATTCTTGGATAAAATTGATGAATCGCTGGATGCGATTCAGAATAATCCACTTATGTATCCTGTTGTTCATCGGGATACTCGCCGAGCATTGATCGGTAAGTTTCCCTTTGCAATATACTACCGAATCCTCGATGGATTTATTATTGTCGTTGCTGTGATGCACGGTAGCCGCAATCCTCTCTGCTGGAAGGAAAGAAACTGA
- a CDS encoding FAD:protein FMN transferase gives MLFGCDQPSEHVFRGTTMGTAYAVRTINPPASALSGLDQAIRDRLERINASMSVYRPESEISRFNALAMGESMPISEDFEYVLRVSAQIYDQTGGAFDPTVKPLLDLWGFGPGAANRETRHPPSEEAVRHALASVGLHRVDASTPGRLGKLHPDVQLDLGAVAKGFAVDALTELLVDRGIRDFLVDIGGDVRVSGRNSEGEPWRIGVNQPERGQDWDEVLLVLRPGRGAVLTSGDYRQFFERDGHFFSHILDPRTGRPLENGVASVTVLAENATLADALVTGLMVLGVEKGLELVESLPDMEALFLFRGGEEVVEDLRDARSSGFDRVGGMPSENGVGYEMVVSLESGRLIN, from the coding sequence TTGCTCTTTGGCTGCGACCAACCCTCGGAACATGTCTTTCGCGGGACGACCATGGGCACGGCGTACGCGGTGCGCACGATAAATCCCCCGGCTTCGGCCCTTTCCGGCCTGGATCAGGCCATCCGCGACCGCCTGGAGCGAATCAACGCCTCCATGTCCGTCTATCGCCCGGAAAGTGAAATCTCCCGGTTCAACGCCCTGGCCATGGGCGAATCCATGCCCATCTCCGAAGACTTCGAGTACGTCCTCCGCGTTTCCGCTCAGATTTACGATCAGACCGGAGGAGCGTTCGACCCGACGGTCAAACCCTTGCTGGACCTCTGGGGCTTCGGCCCGGGAGCCGCGAACCGGGAAACGCGGCATCCTCCCTCGGAAGAAGCCGTGCGCCATGCACTGGCCTCAGTGGGGCTGCACAGGGTTGACGCCTCGACACCCGGACGGCTGGGCAAGTTGCATCCGGACGTGCAACTGGATCTGGGGGCCGTGGCCAAGGGGTTTGCCGTGGACGCGCTAACCGAACTGCTGGTGGACCGAGGGATTCGAGACTTTCTGGTGGACATCGGCGGCGACGTCCGTGTTTCCGGACGCAACTCGGAAGGGGAGCCGTGGCGCATCGGGGTGAACCAACCAGAACGAGGCCAAGACTGGGACGAGGTCCTGCTGGTGCTGCGCCCTGGCCGCGGCGCTGTACTGACCAGCGGCGACTACCGGCAATTCTTCGAACGTGATGGACATTTTTTCAGCCACATCCTGGACCCACGCACCGGCCGCCCGCTGGAAAATGGCGTGGCCAGCGTCACCGTCCTGGCCGAAAACGCGACCCTGGCCGACGCTCTGGTCACTGGGCTGATGGTGCTCGGCGTTGAAAAAGGCCTGGAACTCGTGGAATCCCTGCCCGACATGGAGGCGTTGTTTCTGTTCAGGGGGGGAGAGGAAGTCGTTGAGGATCTTCGGGATGCCCGCAGTTCGGGGTTTGATCGTGTCGGGGGGATGCCGTCGGAAAACGGCGTGGGCTATGAGATGGTTGTCTCACTGGAGAGCGGAAGGCTTATCAACTGA
- a CDS encoding LysM peptidoglycan-binding domain-containing protein, whose protein sequence is MDKKSWLQKLESMEQERQEVEAPEEERGTLRDTLEGRGKYVILGGVGLFVLVLLVIIASSGGGSKSDRDLHDILARLEVIETKLVGLENQESGRQQALVRMQGDFSILTMRVDKLSREMKEQAAESTPRPEQRQAATQPARQQPAPQPVQQPAQQPAQPRQQQAVATPSPAPQPAPGPTEQQRPAASRPVTHEVQPGETLFRISRAYGVSVDDLRRLNNISGDRINPGQVLKVRP, encoded by the coding sequence ATGGATAAGAAAAGCTGGTTGCAGAAATTGGAGTCCATGGAGCAAGAGCGCCAAGAAGTCGAAGCTCCCGAAGAGGAGCGGGGGACGTTGCGAGACACGCTCGAAGGAAGAGGGAAATATGTGATCCTGGGAGGCGTCGGCCTGTTTGTGCTGGTTCTGCTGGTGATCATCGCCTCTTCCGGCGGAGGGAGTAAATCGGATCGTGATCTTCATGATATCCTGGCTCGGCTGGAGGTCATCGAGACCAAGCTTGTCGGGTTGGAAAATCAGGAGAGTGGGCGGCAGCAGGCCTTGGTGCGGATGCAGGGAGATTTTAGCATCTTGACCATGCGGGTGGACAAGCTTTCGCGCGAAATGAAGGAGCAAGCCGCCGAGTCCACGCCGCGCCCGGAACAGCGCCAAGCCGCGACCCAGCCAGCCAGACAGCAGCCCGCCCCTCAACCGGTGCAACAGCCCGCCCAGCAACCGGCCCAGCCCCGGCAGCAGCAGGCCGTCGCGACCCCGTCTCCCGCTCCTCAGCCTGCCCCGGGGCCGACCGAGCAGCAACGCCCGGCTGCATCCAGACCGGTGACCCACGAAGTACAGCCCGGCGAAACCCTGTTCCGGATCAGCCGAGCCTACGGGGTGAGCGTGGACGACCTGCGCCGGTTGAACAACATTTCCGGAGACCGGATCAACCCTGGCCAAGTCCTCAAGGTTCGTCCGTAG
- a CDS encoding CHASE2 domain-containing protein: MLPKKPDKPFLTAKILRQAAITGLAAAFLALLPWSLGLWDRWEAKSWDMRVAWLAAPGSATEDIALILLDQQSLDWGQEQGGLSWPWPREVYSAVVDFCRRAQVASLTFDVLFLEPSAYGVEDDAVLAESLASFGPTALALFLSRAAAGGLPGWPESFPEPAWSVAGLDEWPGAAPHLLATRISPPRPELAAAAGVLGNVQLRPDMDGVFRRMRPLDVFDGRAVPSLGLAAFLAAGKAPSDANQPSPSALLERRGLTLSDRFIPLDADGAAILRFRGPSGTHAAYSAAAVIQSELRLLEDLPAVIAPEELRGKHVFFGFSAPGLFDLRPTPVSGVYPGVEIQATFLDNFLSGDFQRELPGPVTVGLILGLCLLTGLALAVWRSPLAGAMAILALLAVPAALAVLAYQNGWWTPLVAAEVGVGMAGVLGLLFNYATEGRQRRFIKNAFQQYLSPLVIEQLIADPDKLKLGGERKELSIFFSDLQGFTTISENLDPEALTALLNDYLTAMTEIIHDEGGTVDKFEGDAIIAFWNAPLDVPDHARRAVRAALRCQARLAELRPRFRERTGHDLFMRIGINTGPAVVGNMGSHSRFDYSMLGDAVNLAARLEGVNKQFGSFTLISEATRKAVLEQSSDDIPMRELGRVAVVGRAEPVTVYEPLSRDQASARAADLDRFAEGLRAYYRADFTEAARLFAALAEVDPPSAGYLEICRDHPPAAPEEWDGVRRMRTK; encoded by the coding sequence ATGCTTCCAAAGAAGCCGGATAAGCCCTTCCTGACCGCCAAGATCCTTCGCCAGGCCGCGATCACCGGCCTAGCCGCCGCGTTCCTGGCGCTCCTGCCCTGGAGTCTGGGCCTCTGGGATCGTTGGGAGGCCAAGTCCTGGGACATGCGCGTGGCCTGGCTGGCCGCTCCGGGGTCGGCCACGGAGGACATCGCCCTGATCCTCTTGGATCAGCAAAGCCTGGACTGGGGGCAGGAGCAAGGCGGTCTGAGCTGGCCCTGGCCCCGTGAGGTCTACTCGGCGGTGGTGGACTTTTGCCGCCGGGCCCAGGTGGCCTCCCTGACCTTTGACGTGCTCTTCCTGGAGCCTTCGGCCTACGGGGTTGAGGACGACGCCGTGCTGGCCGAGTCTCTGGCCTCCTTCGGCCCCACGGCCCTGGCCCTGTTTCTGAGCCGTGCCGCAGCGGGCGGACTGCCCGGCTGGCCTGAAAGCTTTCCCGAACCCGCCTGGAGCGTGGCCGGTCTGGACGAGTGGCCCGGCGCGGCCCCCCATCTTCTGGCCACCCGGATCAGCCCGCCGCGCCCTGAACTGGCCGCGGCGGCGGGCGTGTTGGGCAACGTGCAGCTGCGGCCGGATATGGACGGCGTGTTCCGCAGGATGCGGCCCCTGGACGTCTTCGACGGCCGGGCCGTTCCCTCCCTGGGCCTGGCAGCGTTCCTCGCGGCCGGCAAAGCCCCCTCCGACGCGAACCAACCCTCTCCATCTGCCTTACTTGAGCGGCGCGGTCTGACCCTGTCCGACCGTTTCATTCCCTTGGACGCCGACGGCGCGGCCATTCTGCGTTTTCGCGGGCCCTCCGGCACCCATGCGGCCTACAGCGCGGCGGCGGTGATCCAGTCCGAACTGCGGCTGCTGGAAGACCTGCCTGCGGTGATCGCTCCGGAAGAACTCCGAGGCAAACACGTATTTTTCGGCTTTTCCGCTCCCGGACTGTTCGATCTGCGACCCACGCCGGTCAGCGGGGTCTACCCCGGAGTGGAAATCCAGGCCACGTTTCTGGACAACTTCCTGTCCGGGGATTTTCAACGCGAGCTTCCCGGTCCGGTCACGGTGGGGCTGATCCTCGGCCTGTGCCTGCTCACCGGCTTGGCCTTGGCCGTGTGGCGCTCGCCGCTGGCCGGAGCAATGGCCATTTTGGCGCTGCTGGCCGTACCCGCGGCCCTGGCCGTGCTCGCCTATCAAAACGGCTGGTGGACGCCCCTGGTGGCGGCCGAGGTCGGCGTGGGCATGGCCGGGGTTTTGGGCCTGCTTTTTAATTACGCCACCGAAGGTCGGCAGCGGCGGTTCATCAAGAACGCCTTTCAGCAGTATCTCAGCCCCCTGGTCATCGAACAGCTCATCGCCGATCCTGACAAGCTCAAGTTGGGCGGAGAGCGTAAGGAGCTGAGCATCTTTTTTTCCGACCTGCAGGGCTTCACCACCATTTCCGAGAACCTGGACCCCGAGGCCTTGACCGCCTTGCTCAACGACTACCTCACGGCCATGACCGAGATCATCCATGACGAGGGCGGCACGGTGGACAAGTTCGAGGGCGACGCGATCATCGCCTTCTGGAACGCGCCCCTGGACGTGCCGGATCATGCCCGGCGCGCGGTCCGGGCCGCCCTGCGCTGCCAAGCCCGGCTGGCCGAACTGCGGCCGAGGTTTCGGGAGCGAACCGGCCATGATCTGTTCATGCGCATCGGCATCAACACCGGCCCGGCCGTGGTGGGCAACATGGGCTCCCATTCCCGCTTCGACTACTCCATGCTCGGCGACGCCGTGAACCTGGCCGCGCGTCTGGAGGGCGTGAACAAGCAGTTCGGCAGCTTCACCCTGATTTCCGAGGCCACAAGAAAAGCGGTCCTGGAACAATCCAGTGACGATATCCCCATGCGTGAACTGGGTCGGGTGGCCGTGGTCGGCCGCGCCGAGCCGGTGACCGTGTACGAGCCCCTGAGCAGGGATCAGGCATCCGCAAGAGCCGCCGACCTGGACCGCTTCGCCGAGGGGCTGCGCGCCTATTACCGGGCCGATTTCACCGAGGCCGCACGGTTGTTCGCCGCCTTGGCCGAGGTTGATCCCCCGTCCGCCGGGTATCTGGAAATTTGTCGCGACCATCCCCCGGCGGCTCCTGAGGAATGGGACGGAGTGCGCCGAATGCGGACGAAATGA
- the gpmI gene encoding 2,3-bisphosphoglycerate-independent phosphoglycerate mutase, which produces MIKTPLAPLPGVQSCPGPVVLVIMDGVGLGPRDASDGVFVSYTPILDALLEEPLMLPLKAHGTAVGLPSEDDMGNSEVGHNALGAGRVFSQGARLVNEAIASGRVFEGEAWGRVIQSGLDGGTVHFIGMVSDGNVHSHIDQLRALLDGCVRAGVRRVRVHALLDGRDVDQRSAPRYVEPLESRLAGLSTDGRDYRIASGGGRMVTTMDRYNANWKVVEKGWQAHVLGQGRPFASASEAISTYYRENPKITDQYMDSFVVVDSDGPVGTIEDGDAVVFFNFRGDRAIEISRAFEEADFSEFDRVRRPDVFYAGMMQYDGDALIPKNFLVEPPTITGTVSEHLCATGITSFAISETQKFGHVTYFWNGNKSGYIDKKLEAYEEIPSDRIAFDLRPWMKAAEITDRVVEVIAQGSRRFIRLNLANGDMVGHTGVEPAVRIAVATVDTCLERILDAVAQAGGIAVVTADHGNADCMWTEKNGNRSPMVAHTLSPVPFIVKDFCGRNAIQLAHVPEPGLANVAATLCTLLGHVPPEGYEPSLVTVTTK; this is translated from the coding sequence ATGATCAAGACACCTCTCGCTCCTCTCCCCGGAGTTCAATCCTGTCCCGGCCCCGTGGTCCTCGTGATCATGGATGGAGTCGGTCTTGGCCCTCGGGATGCCAGCGACGGCGTCTTCGTTTCCTATACCCCTATTTTGGATGCGCTACTTGAGGAACCGCTGATGCTCCCGCTCAAGGCCCATGGAACCGCAGTGGGGCTGCCCTCGGAGGACGACATGGGCAATTCCGAGGTAGGGCACAACGCTCTGGGCGCGGGGCGGGTCTTTTCCCAGGGGGCCCGCTTGGTCAACGAGGCCATCGCCTCGGGCCGAGTCTTTGAGGGCGAGGCCTGGGGCCGCGTGATCCAGTCCGGACTGGACGGCGGAACGGTGCATTTCATCGGCATGGTCTCCGACGGCAACGTTCACAGCCATATCGACCAACTCCGCGCCCTGCTGGACGGCTGCGTCCGGGCCGGAGTGCGCCGGGTCCGGGTGCATGCCCTGCTGGACGGCCGAGACGTGGATCAGAGAAGCGCGCCGCGCTACGTTGAACCGCTGGAATCCCGCCTGGCAGGACTGTCAACGGATGGAAGGGATTATCGGATCGCCTCGGGCGGGGGCAGGATGGTCACGACCATGGACCGTTATAACGCGAACTGGAAGGTGGTGGAAAAAGGCTGGCAGGCCCACGTCCTGGGTCAAGGGCGACCCTTTGCTTCAGCTTCCGAGGCGATTTCGACCTACTACCGGGAAAACCCGAAAATAACCGACCAGTACATGGACAGCTTCGTGGTCGTGGATTCCGACGGACCGGTGGGGACCATTGAGGACGGCGACGCCGTTGTCTTCTTCAACTTCCGCGGAGACCGGGCCATCGAGATTTCCCGAGCATTCGAAGAGGCGGACTTCTCCGAGTTCGACCGGGTCCGCCGTCCGGACGTGTTTTACGCCGGAATGATGCAATACGACGGGGACGCCTTGATCCCCAAGAACTTCCTCGTGGAACCGCCGACCATCACCGGAACCGTCAGCGAGCACCTCTGCGCCACGGGGATCACGTCCTTCGCCATTTCGGAAACCCAGAAATTCGGCCACGTGACCTACTTCTGGAACGGCAACAAGTCCGGATATATCGACAAAAAACTCGAGGCCTACGAGGAAATTCCCTCGGACAGAATCGCCTTCGACCTGCGGCCCTGGATGAAGGCCGCCGAGATCACGGACCGGGTCGTGGAGGTCATTGCCCAGGGCAGCCGCCGCTTCATTCGCCTGAATCTGGCCAACGGCGACATGGTCGGCCACACCGGAGTGGAGCCGGCGGTCCGGATCGCCGTGGCCACCGTGGATACCTGCCTGGAACGGATCCTGGACGCGGTGGCCCAGGCCGGAGGGATCGCCGTGGTCACCGCGGACCACGGCAACGCGGACTGCATGTGGACCGAGAAAAACGGCAATCGCTCCCCCATGGTCGCCCACACTCTGAGCCCGGTCCCGTTCATCGTCAAGGACTTCTGCGGCCGCAACGCCATCCAGCTCGCCCACGTTCCGGAACCAGGCCTGGCCAACGTCGCCGCGACCCTCTGCACCCTGCTGGGCCACGTTCCGCCTGAGGGTTACGAGCCTTCCCTGGTGACCGTAACGACCAAATAG
- a CDS encoding polysaccharide deacetylase family protein yields the protein MLAVLMYHDVVPDAGKYANDPALLRAHLEYVRDTHPVVLPGEPLQPSKLNVCLTFDDAHVGFFHFAYPLLRELGLKAVVGVSTDVIREETTAPMQDRLRVSSQAGRNGNTACFCTWPELREMQDSGAVQIACHSAGHVNLTGSGVDLDREIRGAGEIIADHLGRFPNTYVYPSGLLNRRIDRLTARHYLYRMRIGAALNHGWRNPGGGPLYRLQGDGLHDERGPLGALWKPRLRYYWNIWRGR from the coding sequence GTGCTCGCCGTCCTGATGTACCATGACGTGGTCCCCGACGCAGGGAAGTACGCCAACGACCCCGCCCTGCTCCGCGCCCACCTCGAATACGTGCGCGACACCCATCCCGTGGTTCTGCCGGGAGAGCCGCTCCAGCCAAGCAAGCTCAATGTCTGCCTAACCTTTGACGACGCCCATGTCGGCTTCTTTCATTTCGCCTATCCGCTGTTGCGGGAGCTGGGGCTGAAGGCGGTGGTCGGCGTGTCCACGGACGTGATCCGGGAAGAAACCACCGCCCCGATGCAAGACCGCCTGCGCGTCTCTTCCCAAGCCGGGCGCAACGGGAACACGGCCTGTTTCTGCACGTGGCCGGAGCTGCGGGAAATGCAGGACAGCGGAGCCGTCCAGATAGCCTGCCACTCCGCCGGGCACGTGAACCTGACCGGATCGGGCGTGGACCTGGACCGGGAGATTCGAGGAGCCGGAGAAATCATCGCCGATCACCTTGGCCGATTCCCGAACACCTACGTCTATCCATCCGGCCTGCTGAACCGCCGGATCGACCGCCTCACAGCCCGCCATTACCTCTACCGGATGCGCATCGGCGCGGCCCTGAACCACGGCTGGCGCAACCCCGGAGGCGGCCCGCTCTACCGGCTCCAGGGCGACGGACTGCACGACGAGCGCGGCCCCCTGGGGGCGCTCTGGAAGCCGAGGCTTCGGTATTACTGGAATATATGGCGCGGAAGATGA